In a single window of the Cucumis melo cultivar AY chromosome 11, USDA_Cmelo_AY_1.0, whole genome shotgun sequence genome:
- the LOC103497911 gene encoding uncharacterized protein LOC103497911, protein MSFSFFKPSRPKTPQEVAKVIKDSLMALDTKTVVEVRALEKAMEEVEKNFVTMRCMLTGDAEVEPNADQVLQLTQEICKECVIDLLIHKLPVLGWEARKDLVNCWSILLKQKVASTYCCVQYIENHFELLDFLVVCYDNKEIAVNCGNMLRECIKFPTLAKYILESASFELFFKFVELPNFDVASDAFSTFKDLLTKHADIVSDFLSSHYDEFFDRYEALLTSSNYVTRRQSLKLLSEFLLESPNSQIMKRYILEVRNLKVMMTLLKDSSKNIQLSAFHIFKVFVANPNKPREIKLILSKNHEKLLELLHNLSPGKGAEDEQFEEEKELIIKEIERVTLMQRLDR, encoded by the exons ATGTCGTTCTCATTCTTCAAGCCATCGAGGCCTAAAACCCCTCAAGAGGTTGCCAAAGTCATCAAGGATAGCCTTATGGCTCTCGATACCAAAACCGTCGTTGAAGTTAGAGCTCTTGAGAAG GCTATGGAGGAAGTTGAGAAGAATTTTGTAACTATGAGATGTATGCTCACTGGAGACGCGGAGGTTGAACCCAATGCGGATCAAGTTTTACAGCTAACGCAGGAGATATGTAAAGAGTGTGTTATCGATCTTCTAATCCATAAATTGCCTGTTCTCGGATGGGAA GCAAGAAAGGACCTTGTCAATTGTTGGTCCATATTGTTGAAACAAAAGGTTGCCTCCACTTATTGCTGTGTACAGTACATTGAGAACCACTTTGAGTTGTTAGACTTTCTCGTTGTGTG CTATGACAACAAAGAAATTGCTGTGAACTGTGGAAATATGTTGAGGGAATGCATCAAATTTCCAACACTTGCAAA GTACATATTGGAGTCTGCAAGTTTTGAATTGTTCTTCAAGTTTGTGGAGTTACCTAATTTTGATGTTGCATCAGATGCATTTTCTACGTTTAAG GACCTGCTTACCAAACATGCTGATATAGTTTCCGACTTCTTGAGCTCTCATTATGATGAG TTCTTTGACAGATATGAAGCGCTCCTGACATCTTCCAATTATGTAACTAGAAGACAGTCGTTGAAG CTTCTATCAGAATTTTTATTGGAATCTCCAAATTCCCAAATAATGAAGCGTTACATTCTAGAAGTTCGGAACTTGAAAGTAATGATGACTCTATTAAAG GATTCCAGCAAGAACATCCAACTATCTGCTTTCCACATATTCAAG GTTTTTGTTGCAAATCCTAATAAGCCACGCGAAATCAAGCTTATTCTGAGTAAAAACCACGAAAAGCTTCTGGAATTGCTTCACAATCTCTCTCCTGGGAAAG GTGCTGAGGACGAACAGTTCgaagaagaaaaagagttgATAATCAAAGAAATCGAAAGAGTTACACTGATGCAACGTCTTGATCGTTAA
- the LOC103497910 gene encoding F-box/LRR-repeat protein 4 — translation MRGHDWINTVLPDELIVEIFRCLDSKLSRDACSLVCRRWLKLERLSRTTLRIGATGSPDLFVQLLARRFVNVRNVHIDERLAISFSLHPRRRRRKEATRLPYHGTDNTGAEGVLDSSCLSDAGLIALSVGFPNLEKLSLIWCSNISSHGLTSLAEKCRFLKSLELQGCYVGDQGVAAVGEFCKQLEDVNLRFCEGLTDAGLVALARGSGKSLKAFGIAACTKITDISLESVGVHCKNLEVLSLDSEVIHNKGVLSVAQGCPHLKVLKLQCTNVTDEALVAVGSLCPSLELLALYSFQEFTDKGLRAIGVGCKKLKNLTLSDCYFLSDMGLEAVAAGCKGLTHLEVNGCHNIGTMGLESIAKSCPQLTELALLYCQKIVNSGLLGVGQSCKFLQALHLVDCAKIGDEAICGIAKGCRNLKKLHIRRCYEVGNAGIIAIGENCKFLTDLSVRFCDRVGDEALIAIGKGCSLHQLNVSGCHRIGDEGIAAIARGCPQLSYLDVSVLENLGDMAMAELGEGCPLLKDVVLSHCHQITDAGIMHLVKWCTMIESCHMVYCPGISAAGVATVVSSCPSIKKILVEKWKVSERTKRRAGSVISYLCVDL, via the exons ATGCGAGGCCACGATTGGATCAATACGGTTCTTCCTGATGAGTTGATCGTTGAGATCTTCCGGTGCCTTGACTCGAAGCTTAGTCGCGATGCTTGTTCTCTTGTTTGCCGGCGTTGGCTCAAGCTCGAGCGCCTCAGCCGGACCACCCTACGAATCGGTGCAACTGGTAGTCCCGACCTCTTTGTTCAGCTCCTTGCTCGCCGGTTTGTCAATGTGAGAAATGTCCACATTGATGAGCGATTGGCCATTTCTTTTTCCCTTCATCCA AGACGAAGACGTCGCAAAGAAGCCACGCGCTTGCCATACCATGGAACTGATAATACTGGGGCTGAAGGTGTGTTGGATTCTTCTTGTCTGTCAGATGCTGGGCTAATTGCTCTCTCCGTAGGTTTTCCAAACCTCGAGAAACTAAGCTTAATTTGGTGCTCTAATATTTCAAGTCACGGTTTGACATCCCTAGCTGAGAAGTGTAGATTTTTGAAGTCACTGGAGCTACAG GGCTGCTATGTTGGGGACCAAGGTGTAGCTGCAGTTGGAGAATTCTGTAAACAACTTGAAGATGTAAATCTGCGTTTTTGTGAAGGGTTGACTGATGCCGGTTTGGTTGCATTAGCCCGTGGTTCTGGGAAATCATTAAAAGCATTCGGTATTGCAGCTTGTACCAAAATAACGGACATCTCATTAGAATCTGTGGGTGTGCACTGCAAAAATCTTGAGGTGTTGTCGCTGGATTCAGAAGTTATCCACAACAAAGGGGTGCTTTCTGTAGCTCAAGGCTGTCCACATCTGAAAGTTTTGAAGCTACAGTGTACAAATGTCACGGATGAAGCTCTGGTAGCTGTAGGCTCCTTATGTCCTTCTCTGGAGTTGTTGGCTTTATACAGCTTCCAGGAATTTACCGACAA GGGTTTACGTGCCATTGGAGTAGGCTGCAAGAAGTTAAAAAATCTCACTCTAAGCGATTGCTATTTCCTGAGCGATATGGGCTTGGAAGCTGTTGCAGCTGGTTGTAAAGGACTAACACATCTTGAAGTGAATGGCTGCCACAACATTGGGACCATGGGACTTGAATCCATCGCAAAATCTTGCCC CCAACTCACTGAATTGGCTTTGCTGTACTGCCAAAAGATTGTTAACTCTGGTCTCCTTGGAGTTGGTCAAAGTTGCAAGTTCTTACAAGCACTTCACTTGGTGGATTGCGCAAAAATTGGAGATGAAGCGATATGTGGCATAGCCAAGGGATGCAGAAATTTGAAGAAACTCCATATTCGTCGATGTTATGAg GTTGGGAATGCAGGAATCATTGCTATTGGCGAGAATTGCAAATTCCTCACGGACTTGAGCGTCAGATTTTGTGATAG GGTTGGCGATGAGGCACTTATTGCCATTGGTAAGGGTTGTTCCCTTCATCAGCTGAATGTCAGTGGGTGCCATCGTATCGGTGATGAGGGAATTGCAGCCATCGCTAGAGGTTGTCCGCAATTGAGTTACTTGGATGTAAGCGTTCTTGAG AACTTGGGTGATATGGCAATGGCTGAGTTAGGGGAAGGCTGCCCATTGCTCAAGGATGTGGTATTGTCCCACTGTCACCAAATAACTGATGCGGGTATAATGCATCTAGTGAAGTGGTGCACCATGATTGAATCCTGTCACATGGTCTACTGTCCGGGTATTTCTGCTGCTGGAGTCGCCACTGTCGTTTCTAGCTGCCCCAGCATAAAGAAAATTCTCGTTGAGAAATGGAAGGTGAGTGAGAGGACAAAGCGACGTGCGGGTTCAGTTATTTCATACCTTTGCGTGGACCTCTAG